Below is a window of Plasmodium gaboni strain SY75 chromosome 11, whole genome shotgun sequence DNA.
ATTCGTATATGTTAAATgtttatttcttatataatCAAATTGTATAAATGGAGTAACAGCATGACATAAAGTcatacatttaaaaaattcatCAATGTAATATCCTCTCCAACTTTGAGAATTtaaatcattatatatttttgtatcATTAAAATCACACCTTACCTTAACAGAACTGGAATTCATATTTAATCTAAAACTTTTGGGTCTGGGGGAATTTTGTTTCATCAAAAATTTTTGATAATTCctatcaaaaaaatattgattCTTTATTGATTCTTGTGTATATCTATTATCTTCCCATTCACCATTTTGATTTTgttgtatatttttagcttgtttgtttgtttgtttttgtttctgttttttgttttcaaaattttcatcttttaaactattataataattttgttcTGTATAATGAGAATAGGTTTTAGTACTATCcatatcattatttatatctacATTATCATAATTTGAGGAGCTATAATACATCATTTGTGATACATTTTCATCTTCAGTTTCTGATGAACATGTAGATGATAAAGAAGAAGATAAAATAGACGAATTTTGAAAGGATtgatatttattatatgaattcAAATTAATATAACTTGATTTTTTTGCTTTACTATTCCATGAAGAGCTTGATTTgtattttaaattatttattttttgatcattattattatttaatatatccGATGTGTTGATTAtaaaattctttttattacttttcGAATTTGTATGATTATTTGcgttatttttttttatgtttgCTTCATTCccattattatattcatcataatatatatcattgTTTGCAtcatacatattattttgtgtATTAAGTGTATCATTCTggttattatatatattactttcACCACTTTGtttaatataatcattattaatattattattattattgttgcTGTTATTTTCACTATCACTTTTTCTGTTGTTACCATTGTTTTTATCGGATGTATGTTCATAATTATCCCTAAGGTAATTATTTCCTTCGTCAGATATTAATTCAGTGGGATCATCAAGTGTTAGATCATTTTTTGAACTCAcattatttgaaaaatcCATAAGAAATgaaattttctttatagATGCTTCAGAAGAAAACTTCttcttaaatatatttttatcataagAACTAAgtttattatctttattagATTTAGCgacattatatattttttttttatttttacatttgGAGCCATATGTTTTTCCTGCTATAGAACACATATTAAATGTCATATTATTGTTTGTTAATGTTCCTGTTTTATctgtaaatataaaatctACATTTCCTAAATCTCCATGCATATTTGAATTTAAACATAATCCCCAACCATattcatcattatcattttcattatatttttcacTATTGtaatgatttatatttaattgtTTACTTCTTCTAAAAACTCTTTTAGATACATCTTCTGAGAtgtttgtttttttttttttaaaaaagggaaaaattttttgaacaagattttttttttttcttcgATTTATGTCATTActatttattaatattcCTTTTTGATTAGATTTACTTCTACtatttaatgatatatgtttattgttatatatatcctCTTTTGTAGTTCCTTTAGTTATACATCCATTGGTTCTAAAATTATGATTACTAAATTCACTTTGTAAATTATTctcatttttattatcataattattattatttaatgaatGAACCTCATTTTGTTCCTCACTTTTTTGAAGATAATCATTCtgtatgtatttattatttgataaatCTTCAGACACACAAACATTTTTGgaattatttacatttgGATATTCTTCTTGacaaatattatcattattattattattattatcaacTAACATTTGGGAATCCCCATTATAGTTTGTTGGCTGAAAAATGTTTATGAACGATTTTGAAAATGTAgtttgtttatttttatctgAACGTATACTACCCCCTACAGAAcctttattataaatattattagaCTTTGATTTAGAATTAATTCTACTTTTAATACTATAAAAGTATTCTTTTAGAGATTTTAGTTTATCAAATGTACCTAAAAAGCTTTTTCTAAAATCAGATACTCTTTCAGTATTTGTAGAGGAATATCTATTGTTGGTAAAATTTTTACTACGgttatttaaaaaataagtatattttttaaaaaaggTAAGAGATTTATCCATTTTAAAATCACCTAATTCATTATCCATATCATCCATAACAGATTGTTCTGATGTTTCATCATTTTCGAATGTACTTATATGATTATCATTTTCAATTAGAATACTTTGCAATATAGAAATCAAATCTACTGATATTAATATACTAATAGGTATAATAttagaatataataatgtgtATTTAACTATAGattcacatatattatctttaacagtaattaaaaaaaagtgaGAACCATTTCTAAATTTATCATCTTCAGTCCATTTGAACAAAACGGATAtaaatacacatataaatgtaaatattaaacCGATAATTGTATAAGaatttaattctttatttacATATCCTAATTTGtgtttattattagatatatttttcataatttttgtaTCATTACctgtatataatataacaccaaatatatattctgtatttttaatatgagaacctttaaatataacattattAATAGATAAAGAAGTAGCACGAGGATGTGCATCTAATTTTAAAGAACCATTAAATGATTCCATATTACTATTAGGTTTTTCACAAACTATTCTTCCTCTAATATTACTTATTCCATAAATAGATATTTCATTTCTTGTTTCATTTAcacaatattttttatttaaattagTTTCTCCGTTAAGTAATGAACTTTCAATATATACAACTCCTTCTGAATTATTACAActtaataaaagaatatcTGCAGGAACTTGTTCATTTTCTATTAATCTAATTATACTACCAACTGATAAATCCATCCATCTTACAGCTTTTAATTGTGAATTTGGTCCATCTAACATATGACATAAtctattatttatttgataatCTATTTTAGATCTTCTAGAatcttcatatatattttttataatagacacacatataaaaaacaaaagtaagaaaaaagaagaatgtttggaataatacatataacTACTCAAATTTTGATATTGTGGGATAAATTCtaataaagaaattaataaaaacCATATATTTGGTAATCTCAAAAATTGTTCATATAATcctttaaatataaatgaatatttcccataattttttgatgatattttatttgaagGAAAACTAATTAATTCATCAGTTTCTGTTGGatttatttgaatttttCGAAAATCCCATAAAGGTTGATTATTTgtatctttatataattttttttttttttccatcCATGCTGCTTCAGCAGTTGTAAAATcatgattattattttcatttaattttttcatattattacCAAATATTTTTCCTGAATATTTTACTTTATATCGTACATTAGATTCGTTGTAATTCTTTTTACTATCTgacatttttttttttttttagacCTTAATTGATAGATAAAGAAACCATAATTAAAAACAAACACAAAAAAGctacacacatatatatttactaatacatattattcatatgtCTATACAAATATGCAATTTTTTCCCCTATAGCATAACATAAAAGCATAAAACTTTTACAAGGGAAATATtaacaaaagaaaaaaaaataaaataaaaataataaataaataaaaataataaataaataaaaataataaataaataaagaataatataaaaacataaaattattatgaaaagtccaaatatgtaaatatacCAAACTATACAAAAGCACAAATAACCAAGAATTAGTACATttacaattatataaaagtatatttatatattgtcTGCATATAAAGTCAGTATATTCaaaagaataattataaaattttaagaggatcaaaatgaaataggtatatataaatatatgaaaatataaaaatatatatatatgtatgtatttttattaaaacaattaaagaaatcattcttacatatatatttatggcactttaaaaaattgcaaacaaataaataaatatatatatatatatatatatatatattttatatgaatttttactaaaaaatatatattacctactataaatataaatttatatattatttgtttaatatttttataagtCTATTCGGaaattatatgttaataaaatacttgtataaatatgtgtatatttctaattttttaccttgggaaaatattaaaaaaaaaaaaaaagtaatatatatatatatatatatatataatgaagCATATCACTTCttttaaaatgtatatttatatatatgtaatataaaatagaaTTATTTTGGACATactaaaaataaaaatataataaataaaaggtattatattaaaaaatatatataatatcaaaatacaaaaatgataaatatataatatatatatatatttttttttattatgcatgtataaaatttattactttactttacttttttttgtaagaaatatattatatgtatatttttaaatcaGACACtctaatatattcaaaattatattaacccattaattattttatttcaaaaaaaaaaaaaaaaaaaaaaaaaaaaaaaaaaaaaaaaaaaaaaaatttttaaaaaaaaatttaaataaaaaaaaaaaatttaaaatatttttaatgaaaaaataatattaatataaaaaaataaaaattataaatttatttattttttttaataaatatataatattaaaaataataataaatttattttttataataattaaaaaaataaaaaaaaattaNNNNNNNNNNNNNNNNNNNNNNNNNNNNNNNNNNNNNNNNNNNNNNNNNNNNNNNNNNNNNNNNNNNNNNNNNNNNNNNNNNNNNNNNNNNNNNNNNNNNNNNNNNNNNNNNNNNNNNNNNNNNNNNNNNNNNNNNNNNNNNNNNNNNNNNNNNNNNNNNNNNNNNNNNNNNNNNNNNNNNNNNNNNNNNNNNNNNNNNNNNNNNNNNNNNNNNNNNNNNNNNNNNNNNNNNNNNNNNNNNNNNNNNNNNNNNNNNNNNNNNNNNNNNNNNNNNNNNNNNNNNNNNNNNNNNNNNNNNNNaaaaaaaaataaaatataaaaatataaaaaaaaaaaaaaaaaaaaaaaataatatatttttttttatttatttatttaaaaatttttttctttttttttgaaaaaattatatatatttatatttttaaaataaataacctaaaatattaaaaaataaaaaaaaccatttaaaatttttttttaaaaaaaaaaaaaaaaaaaaaaaaaaaaaaaaaaatgataaatgctttaataatatcttaagttaatataaaaaattttaattatttttaatgggaatataatattaatattataatatacaacTATAAAATTTAGGTGTACTGTGTAAAAGATATGTgtattgtatatatatatattaatttattcataatatacacatataatataaattttatgtaataagttaatttaaatattggaaaaaaaaaaaataatatctgtaaaaaatgatttacAATTCATAGtacaaaaaatttaaagaacgaataaataaaatgaaagaaTTAATGTgcatatattatttttttttttttttaatattataaatttatcAACTTTTATACTgtacaatataatatgtttcCATAAGGATATAAATACTTTTCCAATTTTAGAAAAggaataatattttatttaattaaaatataaaaaaatattataaaaagagagatttctttttttcttatatattgaaaaattatatcaattttttaaaatattgagtaaataaaaagaatcatacattatacatttttaagGTTTATTATTCATTCCAACTATTAGGTAAGAATATcaatatgtatataatgTTATGAGTATATATTCTCACATAACTTATATTATTGAACAAAATAAagtattaatataattataaggatttaaacaaaataaataaaatcTATTTTTAAATACGGCTTAAGAACATTGACCTTTTTAATTGTTAAAACAATTTTTCATTcttaattaaaaaaaatatatatacctaTATATGTTTCGTTATATAACctattctttttatattatgtatatttaaaattttgaaataaattggttgaaagaaaaaaaaaaattatatattaagaatGTACCTAAATTTTATACTGTCAATTTTATGCTTTTctatttaatatattgCACCATcaaaaaaaggaaaagaaaaagaaaaagaaatgtacaaatatatatattttattttggAAGGTtatggaaaatatattaatgtaCAAGTTAAAActgttattttattttaaaataagtatgaagaatatacaataaatatatgtgtaacaaaatatgaaatttttttaaaattatatatactcattattactttttttttttttaatatttatgatatataaataaaatttcCTTAATcgatttttttttttttttttcatttattaaaaaaaaaaaaaaaaaaaaaaagagagAATACAccatttaaaaaaaaaaaaaaatgcatacattaaatttttaaataaaggtattttattttatatatatatatttaattgtATTATTACAAATGATATAACTTAAAACAATTATAGATTATAGCAttacaataaaatatttctctgtaacaattattaataaatatcacatatatatatatatatatatatatttataaagtatataattttttttttttttttttttttttgttgttttaatatacatatataaaaataatatctgtgaaataaaaaaaaaataaatataataaaatttaaatgGCGTATTTCAcaaaaaatacatatacaaatatttatatattaatatgaataatataatgtataataatatttaataaatatatatattataaacctttaatatatatgtttatatgtACACTTCGATTAAATTTTAAGAAATCGTAATTTCATTATAAACCATTgtaaattttatattcatgtgataatatatttttttttattatattcttattgATACCtagaaaataaagaaaaaaaaaaaaaaaagaaagaaagaaaaagaaaagaatggaaaattcattatttaaaaaaaaaaaaaaaattattaaatacaTACAAAATTGTGcaaaaaatttttaaaaaaagaatatatatataataagtataaaaataataaaataaaccttacaaataagaaaaaggaagtttaaaaaaatttaaagtgttattttattttatatatattatattataatgtattatttataatatatttttgttgcgtaatgcatatattttaaaaataacacataaaaaaaaatatatatattattatatttttatatatacattaaaatatatatatataaacatataatatttttttgtatataatttattataaaatatatttttatttatattatatttatattattattattattatattttttttttttttttttgttatctttatttttatttttatttttttattttatatatttttcctattattgtatatataaatatataatttaataaataatatttttttatatatttatatgtataccatcaagtttatattatattaatgaataaataaataaaataaataaaataaaataaaataaaatgaataaaattattataatattttttttttcttcattgcatatatattaaatattcatatattaatattttgtaattttttttttatttgagATTCGAacctttatttttttttttttaattttttttttttttttttttatgcaaaaattaatatataatatatatatattattcatactattttatttaaatgtatataaataataattttctataaataatatattttttttttttttttttttttttttttcgcaatatataaatatatataaatatatattatatatattatacaaagaaaacaaaaaaagagtactcattaaattatataattttttgagataataaaaaataaatgttacatatataaagatTTAACGGGAATTGAGAAGtaagaaagaaaaaaaaataatataaaaatgataatataataatatgatatagcatatgataataagaatatgtaattatatatatatatatatatggttTACTTTATATACCAAAAGTTATTAAACGAAACTATAGTTTAAActaatattatgaatatataatttattaatgatatatatatgaagaGTATTTGAAATTAaatagttttttttttatttattattactgttttcatatttttatgtatataaataaatagtccatttttaaaaataatgtattctttatgaaaaatcttaaagaatattagttgtaaatatagattaaataataattgctactaatatgttattatcttttcgaatattttttatgatataaatgtaaacatatgtcataataaatatatttattaaatttgtatactattttatgatatgcatgtatatttatataaccATTATTGTAcagtatatatatatatatatgtatatatgttttatcttattatgacattttatctttattttaattgaatatatccatatatatatatatatatatatatttctttatatatttattgattaattttttttttttttttaagatGGGTGCTTATTTATCATCACCAAAAACAAATAAGGAATCTTTAGACGGAGGAAATTTAGAATTCGATCCTAGTAGGTATGGTTTATCGTGCATGCAAGGATGGAGAAAGAATATGGAAGATGCacatatatgttataataatttaaagTTAAATGAAATTGAAGAAGATGTTTCTATATATGGTGTTTTTGATGGACATGGTGGTCCAAATGTGTCTAAATGGATATCTTATAATTTCCGTCgtatttttataagatGTTTAAAAGAAGCTAATGAagaaatgataaaaaagaatatgaaaagatctgaaaattataaattaaaattaataaaattaactcttgaaaaaacatttttaaaattagATGAAGAAATGTTATTATCTGAAAATCAGGAgaaattaaagaaatataGTGTACCTACAcaagaaaatgaagaagaatCTGATACAAgagaaaattatatatactctatattaaatgatataatatctAAAAATATTAGTATTAAAGCCATAGAAAAAGATGGAAAGAGATGTTTACAAGTTGTTTATAACAAGGATGGTAGCCCAGTAGAAGAAGGAAATACTGATGGTAGTGTTACATCATCGTTAAATCAAGAACAACAAGAAAATAATCAATTATATGAAGATGGTAGTGatgacaataataataataataataacaatacATCTCCTAATTTATATGCTACTAATGGAGAGAATATTTTAACAAGTGATGAAAATTATGATTCATCTAATTTAAACTtagatgataataataatggtAGTAATATGCTTAAAAAAGATGATGCATCATCAGATATTTTAACTGCCACTACTTCCACAAATGATCTGAAAGATGAAGAcaagaaaaataattatcatcTTGAAAACAATGAACATAtgaaaaaggaaaataataattgtgAAGAAAATGGTGAGCAAAATAAGCAAGTAAACGGTATGTCATCTTATAATAAGTCATTAATAGAGGGAACAATGGATGAAAATATGGATGAGAAAGGgttattaaatataaatgatataaaaacaaataatatattaatagataataataataataataataataatgataatagtaataataataatgatcCTTCAGTGTTTAGTTCTACGTATGCACATcattgtaataataaagaagGGGGTGTAAATGATTATCTTAATAATGAGGAAAATAAtgaaacaaataatattaaaagattGAAGAAAGATATGTGTAATGATGAGAAAGTAAACACACAGAATGATATAAAGGAGGAAGacaaaatgataaatatgGAAACTTATATGAATGAAGCAAGTGATGGTGTAAAATCTGAATTAACttatgataatttaaaatgtatggaagaagaagaaaagaatGGAGAAATTGAACAAGgaataaataatgtaaTAGATCATTTTCAAGgtaataatttattaaataataacaatacaagtggaaatataaattcttatacaaatgatgatattcataataatgTTTCATTACAAGGATATGATAATGATGgaataatacaaaatagaaataatgGAGATGAAGCAAATAATGTAGATATGGAAAGATTAGCATATGATGAAGCTTCAGCTAATGttatagataataatataaataatgatttaaacgaagaagaagaagaagaagaagatgatgagaataataataatgatgaagaaaCCGGTGAAGATGATTGTAATGGTGTTTATTCTTCTGAAGAATTGAGATTATTTGAGAATTACTATTCGAATGATtatgaagataatataGCATATAGTTGTGGATCAACAGCATTAGTAGCTGTTATATTAAAAGGATATTTAATTGTAGCTAATGCTGGAGATTCTAGAGCAATTGTATGTTTTAACGGAAATTCTTTAGGTATGTCTACTGATCATAAACCACATTTACAAACAGAAGAAGCTCGTATTAAAAAGGCAGGTGGATATATAGCAAATGGTAGGGTTGATGgaaatttaaatttaacTAGAGCTATAGGAGATTTACATTATAAAAGAGATCCATTTTTACCACAAAAAGATCAAAAAATATCTGCATTCCCAGAAATTACATGTGTTACATTAACACCAGAAGatgaatttttatttcttgCATGTGATGGTATATGGGATTGTAAAGATGGTCAAGATGTTGTCGGTTTTGTAAAAACCAGACTTGAAAAATTTGAAGAAATTGCAGACGATCCAAACAATTCTTTGGATAATACAGAAAATAGCGAACATATGAAaactaataataattcagatcaaaacaataaattaacaaatgtagatcaaaataatataaataatgaacaa
It encodes the following:
- a CDS encoding protein phosphatase 2C — protein: MGAYLSSPKTNKESLDGGNLEFDPSRYGLSCMQGWRKNMEDAHICYNNLKLNEIEEDVSIYGVFDGHGGPNVSKWISYNFRRIFIRCLKEANEEMIKKNMKRSENYKLKLIKLTLEKTFLKLDEEMLLSENQEKLKKYSVPTQENEEESDTRENYIYSILNDIISKNISIKAIEKDGKRCLQVVYNKDGSPVEEGNTDGSVTSSLNQEQQENNQLYEDGSDDNNNNNNNNTSPNLYATNGENILTSDENYDSSNLNLDDNNNGSNMLKKDDASSDILTATTSTNDLKDEDKKNNYHLENNEHMKKENNNCEENGEQNKQVNGMSSYNKSLIEGTMDENMDEKGLLNINDIKTNNILIDNNNNNNNNDNSNNNNDPSVFSSTYAHHCNNKEGGVNDYLNNEENNETNNIKRLKKDMCNDEKVNTQNDIKEEDKMINMETYMNEASDGVKSELTYDNLKCMEEEEKNGEIEQGINNVIDHFQGNNLLNNNNTSGNINSYTNDDIHNNVSLQGYDNDGIIQNRNNGDEANNVDMERLAYDEASANVIDNNINNDLNEEEEEEEDDENNNNDEETGEDDCNGVYSSEELRLFENYYSNDYEDNIAYSCGSTALVAVILKGYLIVANAGDSRAIVCFNGNSLGMSTDHKPHLQTEEARIKKAGGYIANGRVDGNLNLTRAIGDLHYKRDPFLPQKDQKISAFPEITCVTLTPEDEFLFLACDGIWDCKDGQDVVGFVKTRLEKFEEIADDPNNSLDNTENSEHMKTNNNSDQNNKLTNVDQNNINNEQENILNTSNNDFLKNENLLNENNMDNINMHEKSDKEQDLDLERDEDKYDAPPVIERKKYEKFNKLSQICEELCDECLSNNYKENDGIGCDNMTCLIVQYNPEYKTHTEKKFLNIDDIE